The segment CATAATAAAGTCCTCCTGTTTTTAGTTTATCATAAAAAGATTTTTTTATTTACAGACTTTTTATCACAGGCTCGGGATTATTAAAACGGGATATTTGGAGTTCTGTATAAAATCTAATAAAATTATGTGAGCAGGGATTTTGATCCCTGTTTTTTATTCAGGTATACCTTTCTCCACAAAACTGATAAATTTTAGTTTTTGTATTTTTATAAAAAAATAAGTTTATAAGAAAACAGAACCTCTCAGTTTTTAACTGTCAGGTTCTGCTTTAATACTGTATTTGTTAAACTAAAAATCTATGTGAAGTTTATTTCTTTATTCATTAATACCAGAATATATTACTTCCATTGGACAGACACCTTCACAAGCACCGCATTCAATGCAAAGATTAGGATCTATCAGGTATTTCCCGTCATCTTCCATTATGGCATCTACAGGACAGACAGGTTCACACGCTCCGCATGCTATGCACGCTTCTTTGTCAATTACATATGCCATTACAAAACCTCCTTCCTAAAATAAATAAAATGACCTATTTATTCAGATAAATAGGTCAAATCTATTTACTAATTTTGATATTTGTAGAGTAATGTGACTAGTATATCATATTTTTTTATATACAAAATTAAAAGATAGTAAAATCTATTAATTATAATTTCTAATTAGTGTATAAAGTTACAGTTGGAACAACAATAATGATAAAAATATATTTAGAAAACCATATTACACTTCCTACATTTACTAACTTCCCATATTTTAAAAGAACATTTCCAAATAAAAATCCGGAAATGTTCTCACTTTCTTAAAATACTGCTTTTAATATTATACTTGTTCTGTATTCATCCTGGCTGTTATCACCTGCTCCATACTCTCCTGTAAGGAATATTCCGTATCTGTCCTTCACTTCTACTCCCACCGATGCCCTAGTTCTAAAAACGCCGCCCTCTTCTTCCGGTTTAGGCAAGTCATAATATTGCATCTTTACTGCACTTAATTTTGCCCTTTCTGTCACATTTGTATCCCCTAATTCATACTCATATGCTAAATCTAACTTTCCGCTTAGTTTCCACTGTTCTTTTTTCCCTAAAGGACTTTCTGCTTTTAATTCTACACCGACTCTCGGCTTTATACTCCATGCATCATTCCCTTCTATTTCCAGACCTTCTTTTCCTTCTTCTTCAAATCCCGGTCTTGTTATATACATGAGTCTAAAAGCTTCATACGGAGTTATCCACTTATCTTTTCCTAATGCTATTTCTCTGCCTGCTATATTATCAAGACTAAAACTGTAAGTTTCAAATGTCCCGTTCATCTCTGATCTTTGAGATTTTCCCCAGTCTATATTTCTATCTATATTGTGAAAACTTATTCTTCCGGTTAAATCATTTCGCAAAATCCAATTGTCTGCTTCATATCTGTTATGTCCCCCTATTTGTATTGTATCTACCCATTCTTCACTTTCATTGCTATCATCAAACTCGAATCCGGTATGTAAATATCCTAAAGAATACCCGATTTTATGTTTATAGCTCTTCTCTGTTTCTTTCAAGGCTAAAACTCCTGCCGTAGTATAATCATAACCTACAACTCCGGCTTTATTTTCTCCTGTAGCTCCCTTACCTGCAATTATATTAATTTTTACACTTTCATCTGTGTTATTTTTCGAACTTTGAAGTAAGTCTAATGATTCATCAAATGTTTTAGCAATGTCGTACTCTCTCTGATTTATATTAGCATAAACATTTCCTGCGATATTTCCGATAATTTTATTTAACTCGCTGATATTTTCTATCATATCTAATTTATCATAAAATAGTAAAGATTCGCCTTGTGCATCCTCGTAATTTTCATCTAAGCTTTTAGCAAAGCTTTCCCACCAGCTTCCCTTCGCTATATCAGAATATAGAATTCTTTCCATCCAAATATCTAAATTACCGTCAGAATTAACATTTGGAATAGCACTCCAAAATATCCCTTTACTCACTATATCCGAACCCCCGCTGTTTAGACCCCCATTTTGTGTGGTTGGCTTAAATACCTCTTCTAATTTATATACATTTACATTTGTTCCTTGAGAAAAATCAGGTGTTACTTCTACATTTCTCAAAACAAATTCTGGTGCTATAAATTTTACAGCGTCTGATACCAAAAATTTCCCGTTTATATCTTCCGGAGCATAATCAGACGGCAGAGGATTTGCTGCTCTTACTGTGCCGGGGTCGACTTTTATCTGAACAACTGCATTTTCCGGAACTAAAAACTTTTCATTTACTTTTATTACTCCGGCATTGATTATACTGGGCAAATCATATTTAGACCCTGAATTCAAATAATCTACTGGTGCCAAAACTGATGAATCTGTCACTATTAATTGTCCTCCGTTACTTAAATCAGCATTTATTATTCCTGAATTTACTAACGTAGAACCATTTTTCATTAATATCCCTATTCCGTTTTTACCAGTTACAGTAATTAAGCCTTTATTTTCTATTGCTGTATTCTCATCAGCATATATGCCTACACTATTCTCTCCTGTTAAATTAATTATTCCTGCAGAATCATTTGTGATTTTAGCATTATTTACACCGGCTATCCCTACAGAGTTATTTCCAGTCAGGACTATGTTTCCTCTATTAATAAATTCATTCCCCAGTCCTGTTTCTATAAAAACTCCTACAGTTTGTTCACCGCCAGAACTTATTACACCGTTATTCTCTATTTTGTCCATTGGTTTATATGAATAAATTCCTATTCCCTTTACTCCGGTTTCTATAGTTCCTGAATTTATCATATTTAAATTATTATAGCCGTATATTCCAGCTGCAAAATTATTAACTTCTGAATTATTAGGATCAGTATAAGTATTTCCTGCTCTTATAGTTCCCTGATTATCGACTCTGCTCTCACCGGCATAAATTCCCAAACTAACATCTCCTGTTGATATAATACCTGTGTTAATAATAACGGAATTATTGTCACCATACATACCTATTATTGAGTTATCTGAGTTACTTGCTGTTCCTGAATTAGAAATTTTATTACCGTTTATAATAGTAGAATTATAAGCATACATACCCACAGAACTCATGCTTACATTTATATCTGCATTATTTACTAGTGTACTTCCATTTCTTCCTACATATCCAAAACTTCCGACTGTTGAAGTGTTATTACCTACATTTATGATTCCCGCTGCTGTAATAGTTGCTCCATCTGTCCCGTAAAACGCTGCCGAATTATCTCCTGCTGCATTCACCACACTGTTATTTAATTGTATCTGTCCGCCTTTTCCATAAAATCCTATTCCGTTTTCTTCTATATCAGTAACTCCATTTATTTGATTTACCAAAATTTGATTCCCGTAAATACCCACCGAATCTTTTCCGACAAACAGGTTTCCTGTATTATTAATAACCGAATTTTTCTCTCCGTATACTCCGACACTGCTGTTAGAAACACTTATCATTCCGCTGTTATTTATTTCTAACTGCCCTGTCCCGTCAGTAGTTCCATAAATTCCTACTGAAGATTTTCCGGCCACGCTCACATTTCCAAAATTTTCCATTTGTCCTGTCACAGTACCATCTGCATCTACAGCTAATATCCCAATAGATTTTTCACCTGATACCATTGTTTCTCCAAGGTTTAAAACTCTTCCGTCTTCTTGGATAATACCAGTTGCTTTATTTCCCAGAACATTTACTTTATTATCAAAAGTTATCTGTTTCAAAGAATTAAAATCAGTCTTTAATACAGAACCAGTCTGTTCATTTTCGATATTTAAAGTAATTCCTGAAATAGTCATATTATCTAATGTTAAATTTTTTCCGTATATTCCTATTGACCCGGTTCCTTCCCTTATATAAATTGTCTTATTGGAAAAGACATCTCCCTCTGATGTATAAATTCCAAATTGATTCATCTTATTTAGATCATAAATACCGCCGGAAGTATCTGTTAAAGAAATTCCTGCTACAGAAGAAATCTCTCTTTTTATATAATTATAAACAGAATTTGCCCCTGTTTGTATATTTCCGGAAATAATTCTTACTTCAGAATCTTCAGTGTCTGCCACTGCTCCTATTCCGATAGAATTATCTCCGGTACTTATATTACCGCCATTCAAAGTAACTAAACTATCTGTCCCGAATATTCCGAGAGAATAATTTATTCCTGTAATCCCACTGCCCGCACTGATATTCCCAGAGTTTGAAATATCTGTTCTTTTACCAAATATACCAAATGTACCGTATCCTGATAAATTGATATTTCCTGTATTATCAATCATCGACCTGTTATTTGGATCATGCCCTATAGAATATACTCCCACAGCATTATCAGCTGTAGATTCTATTATCCCGGCATTCTTTATCTTATTTTCTTTTCCTATTCCCAAAACTCCTGCTGCACCGGATATATTATCAGCATAAATTCCTACACCCTGATTTCCTACTAAAATTTTACCATTATTCTCTGCTGCGGAACCTAAAGTAACATACTCACCTACTCCAAAATCACCGCTGTTTATTATACCTGTTACATCATTTATAATATTTGAATAATATCCAAAAATTCCTATTCCTTCATCACCTAAATTTATTTTATTTCTATTAATTCCAACTCCGAATTTTTCAGTGTAAATTCCTGTAGATTGAACTGCTTTTGTTCCTGAAAAAATTTTAGACTCTATTTCTCCATCATTTATAACCGCAGAATTTCTGGCAAATATTCCTATACTGCTATTTGGAACTGCTATTTTCGTTCCTGAGTTATTTATATATGCGGAATCTTCTACCCTTAATATTATCATTCCATTATCTGGTGTTATTATTTCTGTTGTTGGCGAAACATTAATAATTCCGTTATTTTGTATTGCAAATACCACACCTTTTCCTGTCATTTCAATTGTCCCGTTATTTATATTTAGCGCTGCACCATCTACTCTCACTGCAATTGTTTCGTCACCGTTTACCTTTAGATAAGTATTATTTAAATCTAAAATATTATCATTATTCAAAGATTTTGCATATATCCCTACTGCCGGGTATATTCCTCCGAATTTTCCAATCTCTATATCAGGAGCTGCCAAACCTGATCCATTATAAATCATCTTGCCAGAACTCAAAGTATCCACATAATAAATCCCTACTGCTCCGTCTCCGCCATATAAACCGGCAGACAAACTTTTCGTTCCAATTAAATTTTGAATGCTTAAAACTATCGGCTGGATATTTGAAAGAGTCTTATCTCCGATTTTTATATTTTTTATCGAACTATCTATATTTGAATCTCCTGTCATTAAAACACCTGACAGATCATCTCCGAACACCATGTTTTTTGACCCTAGAGAACTTTTTAAACTTCCATTTTCTAAAAAATACCCGTTACTCCCCGCTCCTAAATAAAACCTGCTCTCATCTGCCGAAGCATTATCAAATAACCCTGATTTTACATAGATCCCTACACTATTTCCTCCGGTAGTTATACTGTCTATACTATCAATATAACTGGAATTCTCAGTATAAAGCCCTATGCTGTTTATTCCTGACTCTAGTTTCCCTAATTTAATAGTTCTTAAAGTATCTGCACTATTCAGATAAACCGCTGCCCCATAATCTCCAACCCTGATAATTCCGCCTGTTGAGTTATCTATATTAGAATTTTTTATATAGACACCTAATGAACCGCTGTTTGAACCACCAGACTGTAAAATACTGACTCCGCTGTTCAAACCGTTAAATCCTAAAAGACTAATTCCATTTACTCCTATAATAATATCTGCCTTTTCGCCTATTGATGCCAGACCTAAACTTTTCGCCCCGCTTAATTGTGTTATCTCATTTCCTGTTGTTCCTATTCTCAGAGTAGTTTTTACGGTATTATCAGCACTTCCATTTAAGTATACTCCTATCCCGCCTTCTCCTAACTCTATATTACTGTTAAATTCCGCTTCTCCCTGATTTACATATAGTCCGATATTTTTAGAAACTGAGGATACTTTTATACTTCCAGTTCCCGAAACTTTCAAATTCTCATTTTTTGAATATACTCCAAAACTTCTGTTCAGCGAGTTATCTGTATTATCAATAATTCCATTATTTACAATTTCTAAATTATCCGTGATATTATAAATACTGGAATTTAGAACTATTCCAAATCCACCGTCCATTATGTTTATTTTATTATTATTCTCAAGTTTTTTTAGACCTGTATTTCCATTGTCTAGTATATATATACCCGTTCCTTGATCAGAATTTATTATCCCTGCATTATTTACTACAGGTGCTATACTGCTAACAGGTGAGTTATCTGTAACTTCATATAAAATACCTATTCCTTTTTCTCCAGATAGATTTATAATATTGCCGGATGAAAAATTTATACTGTCCCAGCCGGAATAAATACCAACACTTTGACCTCTTAGCGTAAAAATTGTATTTAATAAATTTAGTGTATTTGAAGCAGCAGAGTCTAAATAAATTCCATAATCATACTTATCATCTGTACTCACACTTTCTATACTTATATTTCCTCCGGTATTTAATATGCTGTTATTTTTCACGTATATTCCTATATCATTTCCATTTGTATTTAATTTGAGACTGCTGTTTACCCCTAAATTTACTATCCCTGCTTTACTGTAAACAGCCATATTGCTAAATGAATCCGTGCTGTTTAAGGCTGTTGAATTTAATTCTATACTCCCGTCATTCTGGAATTTAGAATTAATATTTACAATACCTATATTTTGTGCTGAAATATCAGTTAAATTTAAAATCACTTGCCCGGTATTCTTAACTGTGTTACTTGTAAGTCCGCCGTCAACTCCATACATTCCTATATTTTTACTGTTTGTTGAGTTGATTCTTATTACTCCATTATTAGTAATTGCTGAAGGACCATCTATATTAGCAGCTACCATACCTGCGGAATTGAAAACATTTCCATTTAAATCAATTATACCAGTATTTGAATTTATGCTAGTTCCGTTATCTACCCGTATCCCATTGTTGTTTGTACCGCTTATTATTATACTCCCGTCATTTATAAAAGGCTTATTAGCAATACTTTGGTATATCCCCGTAGAATTATTTCCGCTTATAGTTATTTTCCCGCCATTTAACACTGTATTATCCGGAAATTTTGCTAAGCCGTTCACTACTATGCCGTAATCATCAGATCCATATAAGTTTATTTCCCCGTTTTGGATGAATTTATTAGTAAAAATTATACTAGGATCTATATTTGTTGCTGTTTGGACAACTGTATTCGAGAAATCTCCATTATTTAAATAAAATCCGTAACTTCCATTACCGTATAAATTTATTTTCGCATTAGATTTGTTTACTATTCCAATTGTAGCTGTGGCATTAAGCACTTCAAATCCAATACTTGTATCACCCATCAAAGTTATAGAACCCCAATTTTCTGCATGAAGTAAATTTCTTGATCTGATAAAGTCTACACCAATTACATTATAACTTGTCGGATCAGAAATTATATTTCCTTGATTAACATAAGATATATCTCCGCGTCCGCTGTAACCATGCTCAATCTCCAGTGCTTTAGCATTATTAGTATTTACTGTAAGATTCCCGGTTGTAGTCAATGATATTACCTGATTTGTATTCCCGGCAAGCGAACCTGCTTCTCCTCTGTGACTTTCCATTGCTATTATACGTGACCCTGACCGATTCGTTCCTATATCTGATGTTATGACATTAGTTAAACTTCCGCTTCCGCCAGTTGGATTTGTGTAAGTCGAACCTTTTGTACCTATTAACTGCAGCAAGGCTGTGTGTGTATCTGTACTTGACAAAAACGTCCCCTGAGCAAAATTATCAATATTCGTATATAAATTTTGAGCACTGGAACCAGCATTATATCCATTGCCATTTTGTTCTAAATTCAGTGCTGGTATGACTATTCTTTCAAATGTTTTAGGAACAATTTCTTGATTTAATAATACAATATTTATATCTCTATCTACATTAATATCACTTATTTGTATTGAAGTAATTCCTTGAATTGCTATATCAGGGAGATCAGTCAGATTAGGAACATTTATATTTATTGGTTTCTTGGTAATACTAATATCTGATATTTCTGGAATCAAAGGTATTGCTAAATCTAGATTTTTATCATTAAAGGCAATGAATCTTTTTCTTATTCTTGGCAACAGCTCAAAAGTTTTTACTTCTGAAAGAGCCATATCTTTGATTTCAGAGTTCGATTTTGATTTTCCGCTTTTATTATTGTAGAAAGCAGTAAAAAACACCTGCCATTCTAAGTTATCAGCATCATACAAGTCATAAATACTATTTCTATCCTCTGTTTCTTTTATTAATGTTTGTTTTTCACTTAACACAATGCTGCCTAATAGAGCCATTAATGCTATAATTTTTTTCATTTATTCTCCTTCTTAATTTATCTGTAAAAGAAATAACAATAAAAGTTCAGACAATTGTTCAAGATAATCTTTAACTCAAACATTATAACTTCAGAACATTATTTTCAATTTTACAGATAAACTAATTACATTGATATCAACCGCTGATAATCAACATTATAATACATTTCAGACTGATATTCTTAGCTCTCCTAATCAATTCTGTTTATTTTAATTATATTTCCAAATTTTTCCATGCTCTACTAGGCTTAAATATCTTAATTTTTCTTGTATTTTTTTTATATTAAATGATGATTTATCATAAGAATTCCATTACTTTAAGATGTTATTACTCACTTTTTCCGCTTTTCATTTAGAACATTTGTTCTAACTTTATTTGTGAATAAACTGTAATGACTACACATCTTATTTCATTCCACTATTTTTATTATACAACCATATATTTATTTTTGTCAATATTATTTTATATGTATCTGCCTTATTTTTTTAGTATTTCCAAATGAATTATAAGTGTAATTTTTTTCAAAAATATCGTAGTTATAATACATTATGTTAATTTATTGTAATAAAAGAAGTGAAGCATCTCTGCTCCGTATTTATTTTTATTTAATTACTTAATATACAAACTAAAAATGACAGGAAAAAAAGAAGACAATTTAAAAACCCTCCAAACTGTTTTAGCGAACATGGAGGACTCTGATCGTGAGGATCTATATAATTTATTCAAACTACTTATTGAGAAAATCGACCTAATAAGTAGAGATCCTATTATTTTAAAAATTTATATAAAATAGTGTGTGGATTGGCATGGTGCGAAAGACGGGACTTGAACCCGTACAGCCTTATCGGCCACAAGGCCCTCAACCTTGCGTGTCTACCATTTCACCACTTTCGCATACCTTTATAGTTTATAGTATTTTAGAAAATTTTTCAAATTAAAATTGGTTAAAAATGCATCTCCAAGCTGATTTCTCATCCTATATTCCTGTATAATCCGTTTATCAGCACTAATAATTCTACATCTGCACACTCAGACATTCCATAATCCCTCTCCAATCCCTGCCAAAAACAATCCATAAATAAAACATATAGCAAATATGAAATTTAAATATTTGACTTATCTTTTAAAAAGTTATATATTTAATCATATAATTTAATGAGGAGGAAATCAAATGTCTGCAATATTCTTTAATTTTATTTCAGTAAACACAATGTATATGATGTTAATGTGCATGTCTATGATGATGTACACTTTTTTACATACTGAAATAAAACAGAGAATAAAAAAAGATATTTTGAATTACTTATTAATAGAATTAGACTAATTATTACAGTTTAAAATTATTTAATAATAAATAACGAAAAATACTTTGGAATTTTCTGAAGTATTTTTTTTGTTGAATTACAGAAAGGAGTTTGCAAATGATAAAAATTGAAAATATTAATAAATCATTTGATCATAAAAATGTACTTGCTAACGTCAGCCTTGAAATACCAAAAGGGAGTATCTATGGTATTATCGGCTACAGCGGCGCAGGAAAAAGCACCCTTGTGCGTATTATCAATGCATTGGAAAAACCGGATTCAGGAAAAGTTTTTATTGATAATACCGACTTGTATTCCCTTGATGAAAAAACTGTCCGAGATGAAAAGAAAAAAATTGGGATGATTTTTCAGCACTTTTATCTTTTGAACAGTAAAACTGTTTTTGATAATGTAGCAATTGCGCTGAAAATAAATAAAGCAGGAAAAAATGAAACTGAAAGCAGAGTTATGGAAATACTAAAGTTCGTAGGACTGGAAAATTACAGGGATAATTATCCTGAGCAGCTTTCAGGGGGACAAAAGCAGAGAATCGGAATAGCAAGAGCATTGGTCAACAATCCGAAAATTCTTTTGTGTGATGAAGCTACAAGCGCTCTTGACCCTGAAACAACCAAGCAGATTCTCGAACTTTTGCAGAAAGTAAACAGGGAACTTGGAGTAACTATAGTACTGATAACACACCAGATGGAAGTGGTAAAAAATATATGCGACAGGGTTGCTGTTCTGGAAAATGGTTATATTATTGAAGAAAATGATGTTTTTAATATTTTTGCCTTCCCAAAAGAAGCTACAACGCAAAAATTCGTAGAAAGTATACTTCATCAGGACATACCTGATTCTGCTTACAGGCATCTTATAGACGGGAGGCTTTATAAGCTGACATTCTCAAAGGGGCATGTTGATGAGCCGGTCTTATCAAACATTACTGCTGAAACCGGTGTTAATTTCAGTATTTTGCAGGGAGTAGTCACAGAAATACAGGAACATTTTTTCGGACAGCTTGTAGTAAAGCTTTCATCTGCAGGTGAACAGACAGACATTGCTTTGGAAAAACTGAAAACCTACGGCGTGGAGGTACAGGAAATCGGAAAAGGAGGAAATACAATATGAATGTTTCATTTGAACAAATAATTAACGCTACATGGATAACTGTTTACATATCAGTATTATCATTTATTCTCGGTACATTGATTGCTTTTTTTCTGGGATTTACGTTATATTTCACCAGAAAAGGAGGAATATATGAAAATAGAAAATTATATGTAACTCTGGATATAATAATTAATTTTATCAGATCACTGCCGTTTGTGGTTTTACTGCTTTTACTTATTCCTGTAACAAGACTTCTAGTAGGGAGTGCTATAGGCCCCAATGCAGTAATTGTATCACTGACATTTTTTGCAGCACCGTATATTGCAAGGCTTGTAGAAAGTTCTCTTTTGGAGATAGATCATGGAATTCTGGAAGTAGCAGATTCGCTGGGGGCAAATACACAGGAACTCATCACCCACTTTCTGCTTCCTGAGGCTGCCTCATCTTTAATATTTAATTTGTCCATTGCCTTTGTAAGTATAATAGGTGCAACAGCAGTGGCAGGAACTATAGGCGGCGGAGGGCTGGGTGACCTTGCCATTTCATTCGGGTATAACAGATATGATTATATTACCCTTGTTACAGCTGTGGGAATAATAGTAATATTGGTGCAACTGGCACAGTTTTTAGGAAAGTATTTATCTAATAAAGCAAAATATTTATAAAATTCAGGAGGAAAATATATGAAAAAAAGAAATTTATTACATTTGATCGCATTGCTGATTCTGGCATTTTTTATTACGGGATGCGGATCAGGTTCAGGTAAAAAGTACAAAGTTGGTGTAAATGGTTCTAATTCCAAACAATGGGAATATATAAAGGAAGAAGCTGCTAAAAAAGGGATAAATCTTGAAATAGTTTATTTCTCTGACTATGTTCAGCCAAACAGGGCTCTTGTGGATAAGGATGTGGATATTAATGCCTTCCAGACTCTCTCATTCCTAAATACATTTAACGAGACTAACAAACAGGACATTGTTCCTATTGGCACTACGATACTTGCTCCTATGGGAATTTATTCAAAGAAACTAAAGTCCCTTGACGAACTTCCGGAAAAAGCGAAAGTAACTATACCTAATGATCCTTCTAATCAGGGAAGAGCATTAAAACTTCTGGAAAAAGCCGGTTTAATAAAACTGAAAGACAGCGGCGGAAAAATCATAAGCAACAATGATATTACAGAAAATCCAAAACAGCTGGAAATAATACCTATGGCTGCGAATCAGCTTCCCCAGACTCTGAATGATACTGAAATATCAGTTATTAATAACGGAGTAGCAGTAGATGCCGGTTTCTCACTTAGTCAGGCTATTTTCAAAGAAGATAAACTGGCAAAGGACTATATAAATGTCATTGCAGCGAGACAGGATAATAAAAATGATGAAAATCTTCTGGAAATAGTAAAGTTATATCAAACTGAAACTGTGAAAAAAATTATAGAAGATGATACAAAAGGAAATTCTGTTCCTACATTTATACCATTATCAGAAATAGGATTTTAGAAAAGAGGAAGATAATATGGCAAAAACAGAAAAAGATTTAATAATAGACTTTATAGATGAGAATAATAAATCCCTTATAGAAACCGCAGAATTTATTCATAATAATCCCGAACTGGGAAATCATGAGTTTGTATCCAGCAAGGCTCTTGCTGATCTTCTTGAAAATCAGGGTTTTACAGTAACATATAATATCGCAGGACATGAAACAGGTTTTATCGCTAAAAAAACTTCGGCTAAATCCGGTCCGAAAATTGCTTTTCTTGCGGAATATGATGCCTTACCTGAGATAGGCCACGGATGCGGGCATAATCTTATTGGAACTGCAAGTGCAGGAGCCGCTGCGGCAATAGGAAATATTATAGATGATCTGGGTGGAGAAGTTATAGTTTTCGGCAGTCCTGCTGAAGAAGGCGGTGATAACGGCAGTGCTAAAGCAAGTTATGTGAATAACAGTCTGTTTAATGACGTAGATGCTGCACTTATGTTTCATCCTGCCAACAAAAATTCTGTTACACAAAAAACACAGACTGTAGAGCCTGTAGATATAGAATTCTTTGGAAAAACTGCACATGCCGCGGGGAATCCTGAAAAAGGCATAAATGCCCTGCATGCGCTCATACATTTTTATAATATTTTACACACATATCAGCTGGGAAAATTCAAGAATCTTAATATACACGGCGTTATAACTGACGGCGGCAAAGCTCCCAATGTAATACCTGATTATGCCAAAGCAAGATTTTATATACGCGGCGCGACTTCCAAAGAAAGTCAGGAAGCCGTAAATATTATAGAAAACATACTAAAAGGCATTGATACATCTTTTGGTACTACATCAAAACTTACATATTTTCAAAACAGAGTGGATCATTTTATACTTACTCCTGAATTTGATAAATTATTTCAAAAAATTTATGGAGAATGTACAGGAAATACAATAGATACCGGACAGACAAAACCCGGCGGTTCCACTGATGCTGCCAATGTAAGCCATGTCATACCGGTAATACACCCGTATCTCGCAATTGGTGATTCTTCACTAACAGGACATACAATTGAATTTACCAATGCAGCATGTTCTGAAAAAGGTTTTGAGACTCTAATTCTGGCTGCAAAGCTGCTAAGCCTCACGGCTCTGGAACTTTACAAGGATTCTGAATTACTTCTGAATATCAAAAACGACTGGAATAACAGCATTAGTTCACAATAATAAAAGGGTTTATATAAATTTTTCAAAATAACTAAAAAGGGGCTGTAATTTTTACAGCCTTTTCTTATTTATAAATTTATCAGTATTTTTGCTAAAAGAAGAGACTGCCGGAAAAACAGACCTCCGATATTATCAGAAATTACTGTTCTCTGGCAGTCTCTCTAATTGGAAGATAAAGAGAATTTTCTTTATTTTAGCTATATATAATATAATCTAAAATACGATATTAATTGCTGTCCGCCTTAAACTTCAAATATCTTTTGCTTTGTTTAAGCGGATCATAACCTAGTAGTATACCCAGAATAAAATCTTCTTCGGCTGTATATTTTCTCAATGAAGTTTTGTTAAACTTCTTTATTATATCTATACATTCTTTTTCTCCAAAAAAT is part of the Sebaldella sp. S0638 genome and harbors:
- a CDS encoding methionine ABC transporter ATP-binding protein; this translates as MIKIENINKSFDHKNVLANVSLEIPKGSIYGIIGYSGAGKSTLVRIINALEKPDSGKVFIDNTDLYSLDEKTVRDEKKKIGMIFQHFYLLNSKTVFDNVAIALKINKAGKNETESRVMEILKFVGLENYRDNYPEQLSGGQKQRIGIARALVNNPKILLCDEATSALDPETTKQILELLQKVNRELGVTIVLITHQMEVVKNICDRVAVLENGYIIEENDVFNIFAFPKEATTQKFVESILHQDIPDSAYRHLIDGRLYKLTFSKGHVDEPVLSNITAETGVNFSILQGVVTEIQEHFFGQLVVKLSSAGEQTDIALEKLKTYGVEVQEIGKGGNTI
- a CDS encoding methionine ABC transporter permease, whose product is MNVSFEQIINATWITVYISVLSFILGTLIAFFLGFTLYFTRKGGIYENRKLYVTLDIIINFIRSLPFVVLLLLLIPVTRLLVGSAIGPNAVIVSLTFFAAPYIARLVESSLLEIDHGILEVADSLGANTQELITHFLLPEAASSLIFNLSIAFVSIIGATAVAGTIGGGGLGDLAISFGYNRYDYITLVTAVGIIVILVQLAQFLGKYLSNKAKYL
- a CDS encoding MetQ/NlpA family ABC transporter substrate-binding protein gives rise to the protein MKKRNLLHLIALLILAFFITGCGSGSGKKYKVGVNGSNSKQWEYIKEEAAKKGINLEIVYFSDYVQPNRALVDKDVDINAFQTLSFLNTFNETNKQDIVPIGTTILAPMGIYSKKLKSLDELPEKAKVTIPNDPSNQGRALKLLEKAGLIKLKDSGGKIISNNDITENPKQLEIIPMAANQLPQTLNDTEISVINNGVAVDAGFSLSQAIFKEDKLAKDYINVIAARQDNKNDENLLEIVKLYQTETVKKIIEDDTKGNSVPTFIPLSEIGF
- a CDS encoding M20 family metallopeptidase, encoding MAKTEKDLIIDFIDENNKSLIETAEFIHNNPELGNHEFVSSKALADLLENQGFTVTYNIAGHETGFIAKKTSAKSGPKIAFLAEYDALPEIGHGCGHNLIGTASAGAAAAIGNIIDDLGGEVIVFGSPAEEGGDNGSAKASYVNNSLFNDVDAALMFHPANKNSVTQKTQTVEPVDIEFFGKTAHAAGNPEKGINALHALIHFYNILHTYQLGKFKNLNIHGVITDGGKAPNVIPDYAKARFYIRGATSKESQEAVNIIENILKGIDTSFGTTSKLTYFQNRVDHFILTPEFDKLFQKIYGECTGNTIDTGQTKPGGSTDAANVSHVIPVIHPYLAIGDSSLTGHTIEFTNAACSEKGFETLILAAKLLSLTALELYKDSELLLNIKNDWNNSISSQ